One region of Faecalibacter bovis genomic DNA includes:
- the rpsJ gene encoding 30S ribosomal protein S10, protein MSQKIRIKLKSYDYSLVDKSAEKIVKTVKATGAVVNGPIPLPTHKRIFTVLRSPHVNKKSREQFQLSAHKRLLDIYSSSAKTVDALMKLELPSGVEVEIKV, encoded by the coding sequence ATGAGTCAAAAAATCAGAATAAAATTAAAATCTTACGATTATTCTTTAGTTGACAAATCAGCTGAAAAAATCGTAAAAACTGTTAAAGCTACAGGAGCTGTTGTTAATGGGCCAATTCCATTACCAACTCACAAAAGAATCTTTACAGTTTTAAGATCTCCACACGTAAACAAAAAATCTCGTGAGCAATTTCAATTATCAGCTCACAAAAGATTATTAGACATCTACTCTTCATCTGCAAAAACTGTTGATGCATTAATGAAGTTAGAATTACCTAGTGGTGTTGAAGTTGAAATTAAAGTGTAG
- the rplC gene encoding 50S ribosomal protein L3: MSGIIGKKIAMTSLFDENGKNIPVTIVQAGPCVVTQVRTLEKDGYVSAQLGFDDAKEKNTTNALKGHFKKAGTTPKRKLVEFYGNEWVESLNLGDVVGVDLINEGEFVSVTGTSKGKGFQGVVKRHGFGGVGQATHGQHNRLRAPGSIGAGSDPSRVFKGMRMAGRMGGKQVTVQNLQVLKVDTEQNLLIVKGAIPGPKSSYVIVRRFK; encoded by the coding sequence ATGTCAGGTATCATTGGTAAAAAGATCGCTATGACTAGTTTATTTGATGAGAACGGGAAAAACATTCCTGTGACTATCGTACAAGCTGGACCATGTGTGGTTACTCAAGTCAGAACCTTAGAGAAAGATGGGTATGTTTCTGCTCAACTTGGTTTCGATGACGCAAAAGAAAAAAACACGACTAATGCTTTAAAAGGTCACTTCAAGAAAGCTGGTACAACTCCAAAACGTAAGTTAGTTGAGTTTTACGGGAACGAATGGGTTGAGTCTTTAAACTTAGGAGATGTTGTAGGAGTTGATTTAATCAACGAAGGGGAATTTGTAAGTGTTACAGGTACTTCTAAAGGTAAAGGTTTCCAAGGTGTTGTTAAACGTCATGGTTTCGGTGGAGTAGGTCAAGCTACACACGGTCAACATAACCGTTTAAGAGCTCCAGGTTCTATCGGTGCTGGTTCTGATCCTTCTCGTGTATTCAAAGGAATGCGTATGGCTGGAAGAATGGGTGGTAAACAAGTTACTGTTCAGAACTTACAAGTTTTAAAAGTGGATACGGAACAAAACCTTTTAATTGTTAAAGGTGCTATCCCAGGTCCAAAAAGTTCATACGTAATCGTTAGAAGATTCAAGTAA
- the rplD gene encoding 50S ribosomal protein L4: MEVVVLNINGQETGRTVSLDETVFGIEPSAHTVYLEVKQYLAAQRQGTHKAKERAEIAGSTRKIKKQKGTGTARAGSIKSPVFRGGGRVFGPRPRNYSFKLNKAQKRLAKKSVLSQKLADNEIKVVENFTFEAPKTKEFKSILSNLGLEGKKSLFVMGEANNNVYLSSRNLQRTKVVTTSELNVFDLINASEIVFLEGSLASVQENLSK, from the coding sequence ATGGAAGTAGTAGTATTAAACATAAACGGTCAAGAGACTGGAAGAACAGTTTCTTTAGACGAGACAGTTTTTGGAATTGAGCCATCTGCACATACTGTGTATTTAGAAGTTAAGCAATACTTAGCTGCTCAACGTCAAGGAACTCACAAAGCAAAAGAAAGAGCTGAAATTGCGGGATCTACTCGTAAAATCAAAAAACAAAAAGGTACTGGTACTGCACGTGCGGGATCTATCAAATCTCCTGTTTTCCGTGGAGGAGGTAGAGTTTTCGGACCACGTCCAAGAAACTACTCTTTCAAGTTAAACAAAGCTCAAAAGAGATTAGCTAAAAAATCTGTATTATCTCAGAAATTAGCTGATAACGAAATTAAAGTTGTTGAAAACTTTACATTCGAAGCGCCTAAGACTAAAGAATTCAAATCTATCTTATCTAACTTAGGATTAGAAGGTAAAAAATCTTTATTCGTAATGGGTGAAGCAAATAATAATGTATATTTGTCATCTCGCAATTTACAAAGAACTAAAGTTGTAACTACTTCTGAATTAAATGTTTTCGATTTAATCAACGCTTCTGAAATTGTATTTTTAGAAGGTTCTTTAGCGTCTGTACAAGAAAATTTAAGTAAATAA
- the rplW gene encoding 50S ribosomal protein L23, whose amino-acid sequence MGVLIKPVISEKATNNSEVLGQYSFYVDTKANKIEIKKAIEAAYGVNVVSVSTLVSAPKVKTRYTKTGFQTGKTNKLKKAIVSLAEGQEIELFG is encoded by the coding sequence ATGGGAGTATTAATTAAACCAGTAATTTCAGAAAAAGCTACTAATAACAGTGAAGTATTAGGGCAATATTCGTTTTATGTAGATACAAAAGCTAACAAGATTGAAATCAAAAAAGCTATTGAAGCAGCTTACGGTGTGAATGTAGTTTCAGTTAGTACTTTAGTTTCTGCTCCAAAAGTGAAAACTCGTTACACTAAAACAGGTTTTCAAACTGGAAAAACAAATAAATTGAAAAAAGCGATCGTTAGCTTAGCTGAAGGTCAAGAAATTGAGTTGTTCGGATAA
- the rplB gene encoding 50S ribosomal protein L2: MSVRKLKPITPGQRFRVVNDFAAVDKNAKPEKTLLEGKSKSGGRNNTGKMTMRYIGGGHKQKYRIIDFKRDKEGAATVESVQYDPNRTAFIALLSYEDGEKRYIIAQNGLKAGQVIVSADSAEPEVGNAMKLKNIPLGTVISCIELRPGQGAVMARSAGTYAQLVARDGKYAIVKLPSGEVRMILVECKATVGVVSNTDHQLEVSGKAGRSRWQGRRPRTRPMVMNPVDHPMGGGEGRATGGIPRSRNGIPAKGYKTRDKKKASNKYIVERRKK, from the coding sequence ATGTCAGTAAGAAAATTAAAACCTATCACCCCAGGACAACGTTTTAGAGTCGTTAATGATTTCGCAGCTGTTGATAAAAACGCTAAGCCTGAGAAAACATTATTAGAAGGAAAATCTAAATCGGGTGGACGTAACAACACTGGTAAAATGACAATGCGTTATATCGGTGGTGGACACAAACAAAAATACCGTATCATCGATTTCAAACGTGATAAAGAAGGTGCTGCAACTGTAGAATCTGTACAATACGATCCAAACAGAACTGCATTCATCGCTTTATTATCTTACGAGGATGGTGAAAAACGTTACATTATCGCGCAAAACGGATTAAAAGCAGGACAAGTAATTGTTTCAGCTGATTCTGCAGAGCCAGAGGTAGGTAACGCAATGAAATTAAAAAACATTCCTTTAGGAACTGTAATCTCTTGTATTGAGTTACGTCCAGGACAAGGAGCTGTTATGGCACGTAGTGCTGGTACTTATGCGCAATTAGTTGCACGTGATGGTAAATATGCTATCGTTAAGTTACCAAGTGGTGAAGTGAGAATGATTTTAGTGGAGTGTAAAGCAACAGTAGGTGTTGTATCTAACACAGATCATCAGTTAGAAGTTTCTGGTAAAGCGGGACGTTCTAGATGGCAAGGTCGTCGTCCAAGAACTCGTCCAATGGTTATGAACCCAGTAGATCACCCAATGGGTGGTGGTGAAGGTCGTGCGACAGGAGGTATTCCTCGTTCTCGTAACGGAATTCCAGCGAAAGGTTACAAAACTCGCGACAAGAAAAAAGCGTCTAACAAATATATTGTTGAAAGAAGAAA